ACTCATGTAACCATCTTTAAATAGGGACAACATgaaagtgtttggtggcttctaaattaaTTCCTGtatggatcctaaggaatgaatggtgctaagttAAACACAAGCATAGTGGCGCCGCACGCTACAGCGATTGAGTACATGCACTGAGATGGGATAGATACGCATCAACCCGTCTAAGTTGAGGGAAAAACAGTTAGAATATGGAAAAATGGTGACGTTTCCCTTTAAGGCCATTTGTGCGATTTAAATCATCATGCAGTAATCAAATAGTCAAAAAGACTTAAATGCACAAATTATGgtttgaatcataaaaaaaaaaaaaaaaaaagccagaaacTAGGGCTACACGATTAATCGCACGTGACAGTCAAGCGTGTTTCTTTAGTAAAACCTAGTTCTGTAATTAGtactaaatatccatcacctgctttcaaatggagcggcacttaatagaatatatatatataaataaatatagcggGATGTAGTTCgatgacaagctacgcaatatcgcgttcataatagCAGATGAACTGCATTTggttatgaacgtgatattgcgcaGCTTGTCAGGGACTAAGGCTCtgtatattaaagggttagttcacccaataataaaaattatgtcattaataactcaccctcatgtcgttccaaacccgtgagacctccgttcatcttcggaacacagtttaagatattttatatttagtccgagagctctcagtccctccattgaagctgtgtgaatggtatactgtccatgtccagaaaggtaagaaaaacatcatcaaaacagtccatgtgacatcagagggtccgttagaattttttgaagcatcgaaaatacatttggtccaaaaataacaaaaactacgacaatgatattcatcattgtcttctcttccgcgTCTGTTGTGAgggagttcaaaacaaagcagtttagtgttatccggttcgtgaacgaatcatttgatgtaattcgatggatcttcttgaaccagttcaccagttTCACCAGTTcaacaaatgattcagttcgatttggtgaactggttcaagaagatccggttacattgaattattagttcgcaaaccagatatcactacactgcagagttttgaacgcgctcacaacagacacggaagagaagacaatgctgaataaagtcgtagtttttgctatttttggaccaaaatgtattttcgatgcttcaaaaattctagctgaccctctgatgtcacatggactactttgatgatgtttttcttacctttctggacatggacagtataccgtacacacagtttcaatggtcGGACTGAGAGCtcacggactaaatctaaaatatcttaaactgtgttccgaagataaacggagatctcacgggtttggaaccgcatgagggtgagttattaattacataatttttattattgggtgaactgaccctttaagtGCCgcttgaaagcaggtgatggatatttagtaATAATCAAAGAACCAGCTTTACTAAATAGACACGCATGACAATTGCATGCGATTAATCTTGCAGTCCTACCAGACACTCAATATGCCTTCAAAACAATCCAACCGAGGTTCACAGACCAAAAATgtttccccccccaaaaaaagtctACCTACTCCACAAAAATCCCATGCAAGAAATGTGATGCATTTTGCATGTGATTTTTGGTGGAGTGGGAAGACGTTTTGAATCAGTCTAATAAATTACTTGTTGAATCTGTGATTACTGAATAAACATCACTAACTGTATACAaggcaaaattaaataaacatgcatgcCAGTTTAAGTACCTTTGGTGGCCTTGGCAGCACTACGGCCGCTGTAGTGGCAGCTGAGGCAGGTGTGCAGGGGGCAGCGGAAGCCTCGGTTCTCAAACACAGTCAGGGCGCTCAACCGCGCACAAGCCTCGTGGTAGAAACGCCCACAGTGAAGCACACAGCAACGTCGTACCTCTCCTTCAGACTTCTTACAGGTGAAACACACTTGCACACCTGAAaaccatgaagaaaaaaaaaaaaaaaaaagcggttTATTCTTCACATTACTAGGGCTCCATTTAATGATTATTCTGATAATCGATTAGTTGCccgattattattttattgatcgatatttattcatataataacaaaaattgtCTCCTTTGCCTTTGATAACAGCTCACATGCTTGCTGACattgtttatgtactttttgactaatttggtatctgaataaaaaaaacaatttttttgcctttcacagataacagcaataattacagtattaaaaataGCCTACAACTGTTTCTAAAAAGCTTACGCATATTGGAGGTCAAACCTCTACAGaaagcaaaaaaattatttcGGTAATTACCAATAATGTTAGTTAAGAGCAGCAGTGGCACAAACCTTACGAAATTGGTTAGAAACCCTAAcattgattttgttttaaaacatttgttaatcACTGTAGGATATATAGTGAATATATGGTAGTTTAAATCTCTAGATCAAAAATGATCACAGTCGGTCTCCTCTTACTGTCATTTCTTTATCCTGTAAAAgcatctgatatttatattcagacAATTATACACTTCTGTCCATTGACAGTTCCTACTCTAGTAAATTACTTGCATTGCATGTAGACTTTTAAaccaaaatataaatgttaaacaacagaTATTGTCTCTCTCGCCTCTCTGTGTTGTCTGTTTAACGAGCAGTGCTCTTTCAGTAAGGATTTCAACTTGACGCAGACTGTCAGGGCGGCCCTTTATGCAAAAATGGAAAGGCTTGCGTGAATTTCTGACATTTACAGATAAGGATGAAGACCATAAACTAAAAAATGTTTGTGCcgaggacacaaacacacatatctgTAAAAGCGCCCGACAGGCAAGCCATTATGCTAATGCATCAGCTTGAAGCTTAAAATAAAGATTCCTCATGTTTTGGGCAGCCTGGATCACAAAGTTTTCCTGCAGGAGCTAATTCTGTTTCCTCCAAtatttttagatgcatttttGTCCATAGAAATGTGATATTCAGTGCTGTAATTTGATGCGACTGGCTGAAGTTAGAAGTGCTCTGTGGGCAGACCCATTTAACCGATAATGAGAATCGTTGTCGATGATTTTCATTATCGATAATAATCAATTTGAATCGATCAGTTGTTGCAGCCCTACACATTACCATGCGTGTCTTACCCGAGCTGCAGGCAGAGCAGAACACCTTTTCTGCTGACCGATCCAGCCCAATACAGTGCAAGTGATATGAGGCACAGCACTGTCCTTCACACATCACCAGATCCTCTCCGGTCTGCTCACACACCTTTGGAACATTAATAATCATGAATGTGCAGCACACCACATAAGAGCTGAATGCAATTCCTGCCTGCAGTGATAAATAAACTATGTGcccttatttattattaatgttaagtATGCTTTGCCTAATAgtctacaataaattaataaatatagtcCAATAAgttattgttgatttttttgtcAGAGGCAATAcactaaacattttatttgttattaacatgtttaaatggtcTAACAGCAGAGCATTCAACACCTCAACCACAAGTGGAGTAGGGCGGTAATTAAGGATTATTGTGATAAtcgattaccgtattttccggactagaagtcgcacttttttttcatagtttggctggtcctgcgacttatagtcaggtgcgacttatttattaaaattaatttgacatgaactgagagaaattaaccaagagaaaacattaacgtctacagccacgagagggcgctctaatgctgctcactgctcctgtagcctacactgaagacatatagCACCCTCTCACGGCTCTAGATGGTAATgttccaccccaaaataaaacttttgtcattaatcactattAATCACACTCTGTGCTGCTcattgtagactacaggagcactgagcagcatctctggcactgtttgtaagcaaaaaaaataagtaaataaaaaaataaccacaaTTCCTTTGTCTCCTTTGTCAAATCACTTAAAATGCCTACTCTATTTTGTGTCAATTTTTTACgtggatttatgctttgatttgaaagaaaacagcatatCCTTGTGGTGttgctgacacagaagagtgtaggcagtttgagtgatgtggagggacacagaggagactgttgacaaaggaattgttgaataaagtcattatttttgttttcttcacttacaaacagtattcacgtcgcttcataatgttacggttgaaccactgatggcagatggacaattttgacgatgtctttcatacttttctagaccttgacagtgcaatttacttggcagtctatgggacagtcacaagcctcccggttttcatccaaaatatcttaaattgtgttctgaagacgaacaaagcttttacagatttgaaaacataagtgattaatgacaaaagttttattttggggtggagtatccctttaacacagAACCAGTACTTTCGACAACACTACACAGAGAGATCACTCACCAGACAGACACTTTCTTTCTTGGCACCTGCAATTCGCTCTGTCTTCTTTGAGTGATGTGATTCATCTGTACTGTCACTGGGAGAATCGGGTCTCTGCTCACACAGCAAACTCTGAAATATGCATTCAGAATATATTTACTTACAGGACATCTTGTAAGAAAAAGTGACATAAAACATTTACCATTGCAAACCAAGTAATTTATTCAATCCAAGAAACACTGGATATGCATGCAAAATTTCACAAACACGTTCACAAATAGCCAGGTTCAAAGTATGATATTTCAAAtagtgaaaaacaaacaaattcacaTACCTCTGGCTCAGGAGATGATGGGCGGTGCTTTTTGGATGAGAGAGCAAAAGATTGTCTGTCTGACTCCTGTTTCCGCTTCCTGACATGCTTAGCTTCAGCAAGAGACTTCTCCCCTGAGAAACCAAgataattttaaaaacagaaactgtagggggaaaaaaaattacacaaagagCAGTATTTAGACTGGGCCTTCTCTGTAGTTCAAAACAGTTTGTACATTTACTTGGGGCTTTtttagtttgtttcattttatcatCAACGTCTGCTTTCCGACTCCTCCCCCTGGGTTTACCAACAGCAGCCTCATTTGATGGTGCCTTCTGACAAATGAAGGAAAGGAAAAATATATTAgctgaattaatttttattttattttattataattgaattttgcattaattatttataacaatTCATGCTCAAATATCTACACACCTCATACCATACCTTTTGGCCTTTCggttttttaaagtctttttcaagattggttttcttttttggCTGCAGCACCACGTCATTCTTGGATTCTCGTAAACGTTTGTAGCCTTTTTTCTTTCCTGTATGAAGTAGTCAGAATGCATGCTTACTTGAAACCTTTTATAAAAGGAGAATTTCAGGTTTGAACCATATACTTTTTCCATAAACAACTGAAATGTTGCTAATAATGAAACCACCTACACACCTTTAGAATTATCTTCCTCCAAGACTTTTGGGCTTGGTGCTAATACCTTTATatctgataaaaaagaaaaacacaggaaATTACTacaagaacaaaataataataataataataataataataatacagagcaGAATAAACAGCCTATAAGGTTAGGATATTAAATAGCAGTCCCAAACTAGTTACTATAAATACAATTGGTTTGAGCCACCACAATCATTTAAACATATACTAAATGACACAAAGTGAAAATAAAGTAGTATTTTTTGGTTTATAGAAACAATAGTCACCATGGTTAATATAAAATACTAACACAAACTCTTAATGATACATGGAATCGGCTCCCGAAGAGAATAAATACATCATACCTTCATGCAAATCCAACtaacataccgtatttttcggactacaagtcacacttttttttcatagtttggctggtcctgcgatttatagtcaggtgccacttatcaaaattaatttgacatgaaccgagagaaatgaactaagggAAAACATTAGCGTCTACAggcgtgagagggcgctctatgctgctcagtgctcctgtagtctaccactgaaaacatagagcgccctctcacggctgtagacggtaatgttttctcttggttcttggttctaaataaatgcgacttatagtccagtgcgactttttgttcgttatttacttttatttcaccCACTGCATGCTCATAGTTTTTGTGCTTTAGTGAAGTGATATAAAGCGCAGTGCGTGCTACGAACACAGTATAACATCTGGAAGGACAGGATGGTTCATTTCTCTGAGGTGAGAGACTTCTTAATTTCATAACAAATTAcggaaataatataaaataacgaCACTGACATTTAACCTGTCAACATCTCATCTGACTATGAATCGGGACAGCGCATTTTTCCTCAGGCACTTTTTACTTAAAGACATGAAGAAGTGTCAACAGCTTTCATGCACTTCTTTTAAAATAAGTCTCGCATCAGAAAAACATTAATCCACCCGCAACAGTCTCACAACCCACTTTTAGGTTCCTCTATATAACGGTCTAAGCAGTTATCACTGGTTAGATATTGTTTGCAATTTAcagtttgtaaatatattttaagttaatttctCACCTGAAAGTCCAGGATTAGTGGACACTGTGCCTAAAGTGTCAGAGATACTGACACCAGCTTTTACTTTCCTCTTCTTTACTGAATTTGGTGCAGCAGGAAACTTCTGTCTGATCTGTCTTGGTTTCTTCTGAGAAGCTTTAGGCTGGAGATCAATACAGAGCTGGTCCTTCTTATATGTAAAGATAAAATGATATGAAAGTATGATTACcacaaaatacaacagaaaaaaaaaaagatcattatcCAGTAAAACAAAATGCACCTTTTTCCGGTATGCCCGTTTCCCAGTCTTTGTCTTTATTTTACTCTGGTGTTCTGATGCAGTGCAGTGATTCTACAATGCCAAAGGATTTGAAAGATTACATCTCTAGGCTGAAACTGAAATactaattagggatgcacgatattggattttggccgatattcgatatgccgatattttcaaaataattttggccgatgccgataccgatatatatacaaatctatactgatatatttaaactttaattttactgaagagaaatcaatgtatctcttctgtactgattctaccataaatgtattattttacaaatgtagacacacattcacatctgaaaaacaggtcaattatttcacttggagaatatcggtttggctcatcggcagaaatattcatatcggccgataccgatgatggtcattttaagcttttatcggccgataccgatgttgtgccgatattatcgtgcatccctaatactAATTCAACACAGAGATTAACAAGTCCAAACGTATTAAATGCTACCTGAACAGTAGACTCGGGGACATCTTTTACAGAGAAAGCTTCCGTCTTCTTCCACTTCAGTACTATGGTGTGCTGATCCCTCTTCACTGACGTTTTAGGTGCTTTTTTCGGGAAGGAGTTTTTCCCTGTTGAAGTGCTGCTGTCTGTGGAGTGCGAGAAGAGGCCTGGGATGGTGGTAGTTGTTGTGGAGTTGGGGCTGGAATGAGTGGAATCAGGAGGAGTGAGGCTAACAAGCTCCTGAGACTCCCTCCGATCTTGGTCTTGCTGTGGTCCCTGATTGCGCTGTGCTTGAAGTTCTTGTAGAATGCGAAGGTTGAACTGGGCTTTCCCATTTTCATAAACAAAGCCAAATTTGGCCAGTCGCTCCTCTAGTAGTAAGCCCAATGCTTCTGTAGCCTGTGATGCACCTGTCTCCCAATGTTCCCGAAACTTACGAGGAATTGCCCGCTGTAGAGAGTATATTAACAACGTCTCAGACAAAGGAATCTCATGATAAATCAAATACATCGTAAAAATATTAGTGAAAGACAGACAATATTTACTGTACCTTCCTTCCACTAATATCAATGGGTAGTTTGTTGCTGCGGCTTAGTGACTGGTATTGGTGTTTTCCTGAGAAGGGGATCATGCTCTTCTCAAAAACATATCCTCTCTCTGGAGCATTTCCGAAATACTGTACATGGTACAATAATCCTGTGCGGCTATTCACTgccaaaaaacaaataacaatattaaaaatatatatataaaaaaaaaagtccagttcATACAGGTGCTACCTTTCTCATGCTGCCTTGTTGACAGCTGGAAGCCAGTAATTCTCTCTGCTTTTTAGCTCAAGTTCAAGATCAGTTTCTACTGGATCTGTGCCCTCCCCATCACTACTTTCAAACCATCCTTTTGGACCAAATTTAAGTGTTGTTTCTGACACTGTCACAACTCTTCTCACAACTTTTAGCCATCTGCCTCATGGACAGAGCTTCCAGAAGACTCACTATCCCTCTTACTCATGGAGTCCCCCAGGGCTCTGTTTTCGGACGTTCTTCTGCTCttcttttcaatatttaaatgcattatgttCACACTGCTATACATTTATGGTAACAGTAACCATTGCATTAATGATGACTTTTTGGACAGTTTTATCCAAATTCAGCCAAACCATTCAAAATCTAGATCAAGCTGTCAGCCCATCATTTCAGTCCATTTCAACTACCCGGTCAAGGCAGCATTCTTTTACCTGAAAACTGCACATTTTTGCTCAATTGCTAGCTCAAAAGGTACTGAATCTTTGGTACATGCTTTCATAACTTCACAACTTGGTTACAGCCTACTCACCAATCGACCCCCCAATTCTGTTTAAAATTGCAATGGCTACCCATTTCATATCTATCAGTTACAATATTTGTAATGTTACTGATCGACTTATCTGATTTTCTTTACTTTTCCATGTCTATAAATAtggatcattttaaaaatgtgcagCTTATGTTACTTTATACTAGCATTAACTGCCAACAAACTGTTAGAAATTGAGTAAGACAGTAATGATGAAAATCTGTTGGTTGACAAGATGGTAATTGAAAGTAGGGCTGCtcgattatggcaaaaatcataatcacaattattttggtcaatattgtaatcacgattatttaACAATTATGAGGGGGCCATACGACCAAAACTTtgtataagtgatttatttaaagatagtgatacataaatatgcatttactgtaaataagGTTGACATCTACATCTACAAGCAAACAAAAAGTCCTCAAAATTATtgatataattaattttactgtctgtaataaataagcaaaaggacaaatacaatagaaaagatacaaatgaaaaaaaaactgtgctttaatgttttttactttcatttttattcaattcTCAAGCagtatgattatttcatttatttactatactatttattattaaggtctCATTTCAAGATCTAGTTTagtatttttttgcagtttatatgaaaaggttCATGTAGCGTGGTACAGCCTACTACAGAAATTAATAAACTAAGATAAAACCTAGcccgctgtcactttaagagccgcACGGATCCAAAATACTGTTACAAGCGTATTTTCATTCACAGCTCTTTACGTTGATTTATTTCATAACCGACGAAGGTATACATGAATAATCACCAAGCGcagcattttgacacatttttgcgTGTATTTGGACTTTTATGGAGGAACAAAAGCCCAGCGCTGCAAAATGGGGTGGAATAATCCTTTTATCAAAATTGAAGTCGAACCATTTTTCCCattatttgcacagccctaattaaAAGTGCTTAAAGAACAATGTCAACTGATCTAGCACACCTTACCTTTTGACCTAAAGTGCAAGTTAATCTCTGGGTCTGTAGTGATCATGCAAGGCCACCAAGGGTATCCAGACACTTTGGCCCAGATAATATCACCCGCTGAGAACTGCACACAGGGTTGTGACTCTGTACCACTCATTTCCACATCATCCACACCCTGTGCAATATCATTCACTTCACAGTCAGGCACAGGCCCCTACAAAACAGAAATTAAGAACTGTTAgacccatgaaaaaaaaatcctccaaaAGTGGTAAACACATTTTCCTCATGACAAACAACTTATTTTGCATTAAAGACAGTCGAAGAGCCATTTAGACACAATAAGCTATACCTGGGTTGGGATGGGAGTTACACTTGAAGATATCTCGCCATCACTCTGCTCATCAGACTCATTGGGGAGAACACATGGTTCAGTGGTGAGGTCATTAAAATTTATGGAGGTGTGCAGTAGAGGGGACTGATCAGAACTCTCAGTAGGGGTTAAAATCGACTTTCTACGATTTGGTGGAATTCTCTTCCTCACAAGCCCCCCTTTCTTCTTTCGTCTTTCTCTCCTGGCAGTTGGAGAGTCCAGAAAACCTTCTGAAAGTCTCAAAGGTGCATTTGCCTCCTCTGTTTCCTCCTCTGCATAATCTGTTCCATTTTGGTTTGTCTTCCCACCTAGATTTACCATACATTTGGTTATTTTAAAAGTGAGTTCAGGAGAAACACTAGACTTCCTTGGAGGGCTGGCATGCTGAGGAACAGGCTCCACCCCCTTGAGAAGAGGCTGTGCAGCTGTGGCGGCACAGAGCTTTGGAATTTTGTCTTGATCTTCATTTAACAAGCGGGAAGTCAGGTCCTTTAGCCGCTCATGAGTGTGGTTATGACCATGACTGCCAATCATCTGCAAAACACTTTCTTGAGGTGTAGCAGCCATTTGGGTAGCAGCTTTATCCATGAGCATAGTAGGGTCAGTGCTCCCATCACCCCGACCCTTACATCCACCAGGTGAATCAGAGGGCTGTTTCATGGTGGTAGGACTCCTGGGCTCTGGCATCGCAGGCAGTGATGACCCCTTACTATCTGTCATTACTAACCAGGGgcctgaaaaaataaacattcacaatCAGTCCTCAACTATTACAATAAATTGGcacattaatttaaaaagtatgcacatgtacattaaaataaataataagtccAATAAGAACAAGTGGCCTTGCCTTAGGTCAACTTTATTTTAATCTACTTcaaatgtccagaaaggtaataaaaacatcttcaaagtagtccatgtgacattagagggtcagtttgaagcatcgaaaatgcattttggtccaaaaatagcaaaaactacaactttattcagcattgtcttctcttccgggtctgttgtgagcgcgttcactgcatTGTAAcgttagtgatatccggtttgcgaacgaatcactccatgtaaccagatcttcttgaatcagttcaccaaatcgaactgaatcgttttaaacatttcgcgtctccaataagcattaatccacaaatgacttaatctgttaactttttttaacgtgGCTAACACTCACTCAGAgttaaaaataaaccaatatcccggaataattcatttactcaaaaagtacactgactgaactgctccgaagagataacgaacgaaagattgacttgATCGAGTCAAAatccagttgcatcggttttcaaatcaccagtagtgatgggaagttagGTTATTTTCCTCGAACTGGTTCTTTCAGAcaattcgattcaataaaccgttgaagaaaacggttcaccggttcttttgcgctcgacgtaatgacatcattggcgatgattgcccttgattcaagccttcggtttacccgcgctcataacattagcacagaatcagttcagaatcagtcaccaaaagaaccagttcggttcagacactctgtgtgtcAGTTTGCTTCATGCAGAAttgtatcatcagctccttggttctcgaatcggacacgtaaagtcatagtttttgctatttttggaccaaaatgtattttcgatgcttctacaaattctaacagaccctctgatgccacatggactactttggcTACGTTCAgactgcagggcttaatgctcaattccgattttttgaaaaaaaaaaaaaaaaaatttatttgcaaggccgttcacatttccaattaaatgcgaccttttgtgatctcctgtgtgaacgtgaaatgacccagaagtgacccgcatgtgcagaagagtactcaacggtgaacgacgtcactcgctgtttgcggaagtagctaacgttaaacatggatgtttGTATTTGGCTCGGAGGCTTTTTA
The Carassius auratus strain Wakin chromosome 38, ASM336829v1, whole genome shotgun sequence genome window above contains:
- the LOC113057092 gene encoding histone-lysine N-methyltransferase NSD2-like isoform X6, whose amino-acid sequence is MTDSKGSSLPAMPEPRSPTTMKQPSDSPGGCKGRGDGSTDPTMLMDKAATQMAATPQESVLQMIGSHGHNHTHERLKDLTSRLLNEDQDKIPKLCAATAAQPLLKGVEPVPQHASPPRKSSVSPELTFKITKCMVNLGGKTNQNGTDYAEEETEEANAPLRLSEGFLDSPTARRERRKKKGGLVRKRIPPNRRKSILTPTESSDQSPLLHTSINFNDLTTEPCVLPNESDEQSDGEISSSVTPIPTQGPVPDCEVNDIAQGVDDVEMSGTESQPCVQFSAGDIIWAKVSGYPWWPCMITTDPEINLHFRSKVNSRTGLLYHVQYFGNAPERGYVFEKSMIPFSGKHQYQSLSRSNKLPIDISGRKRAIPRKFREHWETGASQATEALGLLLEERLAKFGFVYENGKAQFNLRILQELQAQRNQGPQQDQDRRESQELVSLTPPDSTHSSPNSTTTTTIPGLFSHSTDSSTSTGKNSFPKKAPKTSVKRDQHTIVLKWKKTEAFSVKDVPESTVQNHCTASEHQSKIKTKTGKRAYRKKKDQLCIDLQPKASQKKPRQIRQKFPAAPNSVKKRKVKAGVSISDTLGTVSTNPGLSDIKVLAPSPKVLEEDNSKGKKKGYKRLRESKNDVVLQPKKKTNLEKDFKKPKGQKAPSNEAAVGKPRGRSRKADVDDKMKQTKKAPSKWEKSLAEAKHVRKRKQESDRQSFALSSKKHRPSSPEPESLLCEQRPDSPSDSTDESHHSKKTERIAGAKKESVCLVCEQTGEDLVMCEGQCCASYHLHCIGLDRSAEKVFCSACSSGVQVCFTCKKSEGEVRRCCVLHCGRFYHEACARLSALTVFENRGFRCPLHTCLSCHYSGRSAAKATKGKMMRCLRCPVAYHVGDLCVAAGSEMITSSAIVCTNHFLPKKGYSHHSHVNVSWCFICSKGGRLLCCESCPAAFHPDCLNIAMPDGSWFCNDCRSGKKPKYRDVIWVKLGNYRWWPAEIRHPKNVPTNIQHLRHEIGEFPVFFFGSKDYFWTHQGRVFPYMEGDRGSKYQHTGIGKVFKNALLEAEARFKEIEMEREAKEAHENNKKPPPYKYIKVNKPCGRVQVYTADISEIPKCNCKPSDERPCSFESECLNRMLLYECHPQVCPAAGRCQNQDFTKRLYPETKIIRTAGKGWGLVSLRDIKKGEFVNEYVGELIDEEECIARIKYAQENNITHFYMLTIDKDRIIDAGPKGNYSRFMNHSCQPNCETQKWTVNGDTRVGLFAVCDIPSGTELTFNYNLDCLGNEKTVCRCGAPNCSGFLGDRPKNGHTSEPKAKQSKKKPKRRKSRNEGKKSEDECFRCGDGGELVLCDKKGCTKAYHLSCLDRTKRPFGRWDCPWHHCDVCGKNSDAFCQLCPNSFCKAHQEGALWSHLLTGQLCCQEHEDSDIRPQAKTPVEHNAEVPSSTKPRKYRRRSTATTSSKEPLKKRARKTAEV
- the LOC113057092 gene encoding histone-lysine N-methyltransferase NSD2-like isoform X2, which translates into the protein MTDSKGSSLPAMPEPRSPTTMKQPSDSPGGCKGRGDGSTDPTMLMDKAATQMAATPQESVLQMIGSHGHNHTHERLKDLTSRLLNEDQDKIPKLCAATAAQPLLKGVEPVPQHASPPRKSSVSPELTFKITKCMVNLGGKTNQNGTDYAEEETEEANAPLRLSEGFLDSPTARRERRKKKGGLVRKRIPPNRRKSILTPTESSDQSPLLHTSINFNDLTTEPCVLPNESDEQSDGEISSSVTPIPTQGPVPDCEVNDIAQGVDDVEMSGTESQPCVQFSAGDIIWAKVSGYPWWPCMITTDPEINLHFRSKVNSRTGLLYHVQYFGNAPERGYVFEKSMIPFSGKHQYQSLSRSNKLPIDISGRKRAIPRKFREHWETGASQATEALGLLLEERLAKFGFVYENGKAQFNLRILQELQAQRNQGPQQDQDRRESQELVSLTPPDSTHSSPNSTTTTTIPGLFSHSTDSSTSTGKNSFPKKAPKTSVKRDQHTIVLKWKKTEAFSVKDVPESTVQNHCTASEHQSKIKTKTGKRAYRKKKDQLCIDLQPKASQKKPRQIRQKFPAAPNSVKKRKVKAGVSISDTLGTVSTNPGLSDIKVLAPSPKVLEEDNSKGKKKGYKRLRESKNDVVLQPKKKTNLEKDFKKPKGQKVWYEAPSNEAAVGKPRGRSRKADVDDKMKQTKKAPSKWEKSLAEAKHVRKRKQESDRQSFALSSKKHRPSSPEPESLLCEQRPDSPSDSTDESHHSKKTERIAGAKKESVCLVCEQTGEDLVMCEGQCCASYHLHCIGLDRSAEKVFCSACSSGVQVCFTCKKSEGEVRRCCVLHCGRFYHEACARLSALTVFENRGFRCPLHTCLSCHYSGRSAAKATKGKMMRCLRCPVAYHVGDLCVAAGSEMITSSAIVCTNHFLPKKGYSHHSHVNVSWCFICSKGGRLLCCESCPAAFHPDCLNIAMPDGSWFCNDCRSGKKPKYRDVIWVKLGNYRWWPAEIRHPKNVPTNIQHLRHEIGEFPVFFFGSKDYFWTHQGRVFPYMEGDRGSKYQHTGIGKVFKNALLEAEARFKEIEMEREAKEAHENNKKPPPYKYIKVNKPCGRVQVYTADISEIPKCNCKPSDERPCSFESECLNRMLLYECHPQVCPAAGRCQNQDFTKRLYPETKIIRTAGKGWGLVSLRDIKKGEFVNEYVGELIDEEECIARIKYAQENNITHFYMLTIDKDRIIDAGPKGNYSRFMNHSCQPNCETQKWTVNGDTRVGLFAVCDIPSGTELTFNYNLDCLGNEKTVCRCGAPNCSGFLGDRPKNGHTSEPKAKQSKKKPKRRKSRNEGKKSEDECFRCGDGGELVLCDKKGCTKAYHLSCLDRTKRPFGRWDCPWHHCDVCGKNSDAFCQLCPNSFCKAHQEGALWSHLLTGQLCCQEHEDSDIRPQAKTPVEHNAEVPSSTKPRKYRRRSTATTSSKEPLKKRARKTAEV